The following are encoded together in the Chaetodon auriga isolate fChaAug3 chromosome 6, fChaAug3.hap1, whole genome shotgun sequence genome:
- the ascl1b gene encoding achaete-scute homolog 1b: METTTITTTQTAFTFGLTERRASLSLHAPAQDCTVPAAHPNTASAAGFQSKTKVLKRQRSSSPELLRCKRRLSFNGLGYSIPQQQPVAVARRNERERNRVKQVNMGFQTLRQHVPNGAANKKMSKVETLRSAVEYIRALQQLLDEHDAVSAAFQCGLPSPTLSNSYSADPESPHSTYSSDEGGYEPLSSEEQELLDFTTWFDRY, translated from the coding sequence ATGGAAACAACGACCATCACCACCACGCAGACTGCATTCACCTTTGGACTTACTGAAAGACGCGCCAGCCTCAGCCTGCACGCCCCGGCGCAGGACTGCACGGTCCCCGCCGCGCACCCCAACACTGCCAGCGCTGCCGGCTTCCAGAGCAAAACCAAGGTGCTGAAGAGACAGCGCTCCAGCTCGCCGGAGCTCCTGCGCTGCAAGCGGCGCCTGAGCTTCAACGGCCTCGGTTACTCCATCCCTCAGCAGCAGCCCGTGGCCGTGGCCAGGCGGAACGAAAGAGAGAGGAACCGGGTCAAACAAGTCAACATGGGCTTCCAGACGCTGCGTCAGCATGTGCCAAACGGCGCCGCCAACAAGAAGATGAGCAAAGTGGAGACCCTGCGCTCAGCGGTGGAGTACATCAGGGCTTTACAGCAACTTCTGGACGAACATGACGCCGTGTCGGCCGCTTTCCAGTGCGGGTTGCCATCCCCGACACTTTCCAACAGCTACTCCGCCGACCCGGAGTCGCCTCACTCCACCTACTCATCAGATGAAGGTGGTTATGAGCCTCTGAGCTCCGAGGAACAGGAGCTGTTGGACTTTACAACCTGGTTCGACAGGTACTGA